A region from the Atribacteraceae bacterium genome encodes:
- a CDS encoding aspartate carbamoyltransferase catalytic subunit, which translates to MNWAHRHLLGIGHLRREDIFFLLERAGQYRDSLDESPKQKPILAGYSMVNFFLEASTRTRLSFEMAGRLLGMDVLSFSGNASSLEKGESFRDTVRTLSRMKFDVLVVRHQSSGIPEYLSDFLPQHIVNAGDGLREHPTQALLDLLTIQRAFGDFSGITVVIIGDLLHSRVARSLIKGLTMLDCSVLVSGPPTLVPQVVESMGARVVFPVEEALRKADVVYLLRVQKERQEAGYFPSNREYEYFFGLNARHWDMVSERAYIMHPGPVNRGVEIASELVECSRSLIEEQITCGLAVRMAVLETLIRQGR; encoded by the coding sequence GTGAACTGGGCACACCGCCATTTATTGGGTATCGGGCACCTGAGGCGGGAGGATATTTTTTTTCTTCTCGAACGGGCCGGACAGTATCGTGATTCCCTGGATGAATCTCCGAAGCAAAAACCGATACTTGCGGGATATTCCATGGTTAACTTTTTCCTGGAAGCGAGTACCAGAACTCGTCTTTCCTTCGAAATGGCTGGCAGGCTCCTGGGAATGGATGTATTGAGTTTTTCTGGAAACGCCAGCAGTCTGGAAAAAGGCGAAAGCTTTCGGGATACGGTCCGGACCCTGTCCCGCATGAAATTCGACGTTTTGGTGGTTCGCCATCAGTCCAGCGGTATTCCCGAATATCTGAGCGACTTCCTGCCCCAGCATATTGTGAATGCCGGTGACGGATTACGGGAACACCCCACCCAGGCTCTACTTGACCTATTGACGATTCAGCGGGCGTTCGGGGATTTTTCCGGAATTACGGTGGTGATTATCGGTGACCTTCTGCATAGCCGGGTGGCCCGTTCCCTGATCAAAGGATTGACCATGCTTGATTGTTCTGTCTTGGTCAGTGGACCGCCGACACTGGTCCCTCAAGTCGTTGAATCAATGGGAGCGAGGGTGGTTTTTCCGGTTGAAGAGGCTCTGAGAAAAGCCGATGTGGTCTATTTACTGCGGGTTCAGAAAGAGAGACAGGAAGCCGGATATTTTCCCAGTAACCGGGAATATGAGTACTTTTTCGGACTGAATGCCCGGCATTGGGATATGGTGAGCGAGCGGGCTTATATCATGCATCCGGGACCGGTCAACCGTGGGGTGGAGATTGCTTCGGAATTGGTGGAGTGCTCCCGTTCCCTAATCGAGGAACAAATTACCTGTGGATTGGCGGTACGGATGGCGGTCCTGGAAACCCTGATCCGGCAAGGGAGGTAG
- a CDS encoding dihydroorotase, with protein MTDRLLIQNGTLVQPSSGTLREADVLIKGGVIARIDRGIFDPSAQCIDAAGLLVGPGFINLHVHFRDLEEAHKENLLSGSRAAVKGGFTSVVCMPNTRPPLDTPVMIRSLLERNRAIGLINLYPTAAVTTGLNGLTMTEYGLLKEAGAVALSDDGCCVLDAALLSRAFQYASYFGLPFILHEEDTLLAGEGQVHPGETAFVKGLRGIPLTAEESILARDLVLCLRSGARVHFTHLSTDLSVDLIRWFRGKKARISADVTPHHLLLHEEDVGTLGNLAKVKPPLRRLSDIEALKEGIHDGTIEYLASDHAPHALADKEGDFSRAAFGISNLDVAVPLYVKALVDEGVVDWIQLWRLMSANPAAFLGLRKKGALEEGMDADLTVVDPDTEWEVKVDRFESKGRNCPFDGWPLRGWPVYTVIGGRLMMSKRSLPDQ; from the coding sequence GTGACTGACCGATTGCTTATCCAAAATGGAACATTGGTACAACCTTCCAGCGGAACCCTGCGCGAGGCAGATGTTCTGATCAAGGGCGGGGTCATTGCCCGAATCGACCGGGGAATCTTTGATCCGTCGGCCCAGTGCATCGATGCGGCTGGTCTTCTGGTCGGGCCGGGTTTCATTAATTTGCATGTTCATTTTCGCGACCTCGAGGAAGCCCATAAAGAAAACCTTCTCAGCGGATCCCGGGCCGCTGTCAAAGGCGGCTTCACTTCCGTTGTCTGCATGCCCAATACCCGTCCTCCCCTGGATACCCCGGTAATGATTCGTTCCCTGCTGGAGAGAAACCGCGCAATCGGCCTTATCAACCTCTATCCCACTGCAGCGGTTACGACCGGACTGAATGGATTGACCATGACTGAATACGGACTCCTGAAAGAGGCCGGTGCGGTGGCTCTAAGCGACGACGGGTGTTGCGTGCTCGACGCGGCGCTACTTAGCCGCGCCTTCCAGTATGCTTCGTATTTTGGACTGCCGTTTATCCTTCATGAAGAGGACACGCTCCTTGCCGGGGAAGGGCAAGTTCATCCGGGAGAAACGGCCTTTGTTAAAGGTCTGCGGGGCATCCCGTTAACCGCTGAAGAGTCGATCCTGGCCAGGGACTTGGTTCTGTGTTTACGGAGTGGGGCCAGAGTTCATTTTACTCATCTGTCCACTGATTTGAGTGTGGATTTGATCCGCTGGTTTCGGGGAAAAAAGGCCCGGATCAGCGCCGATGTCACCCCCCATCACCTTCTCCTGCACGAAGAGGACGTTGGCACCCTAGGAAATCTGGCCAAGGTGAAGCCGCCTTTACGCCGCTTGTCGGACATCGAGGCTTTGAAAGAAGGAATTCACGATGGGACGATCGAGTATTTGGCAAGCGATCACGCACCCCATGCTCTTGCCGACAAGGAGGGGGATTTTTCCCGCGCCGCTTTTGGAATATCCAATCTCGATGTCGCGGTTCCCCTCTATGTGAAAGCCCTGGTAGACGAGGGAGTGGTCGATTGGATACAATTATGGCGGCTCATGAGTGCCAATCCCGCCGCTTTTTTGGGTTTGAGAAAGAAAGGGGCACTGGAGGAAGGTATGGATGCCGATCTTACCGTGGTCGATCCGGATACAGAATGGGAGGTAAAGGTCGACCGTTTTGAGTCGAAGGGAAGAAATTGCCCCTTTGACGGATGGCCCCTACGGGGCTGGCCGGTGTATACGGTCATCGGTGGGCGCTTGATGATGAGTAAGAGGAGTCTACCTGACCAATGA
- the pyrF gene encoding orotidine-5'-phosphate decarboxylase — translation MNFADRVCAVVDTQGPLVVGLDPHLSLMPRFLMEKDSGERADTFEKISSAVLDGNRIVLRALRDIAGIVKIQMALYEMLGLPGLSTLVETCREAREMEYLVILDGKRNDISSTARGYATGYLSSVSVFDDLKIPSFWQVDAMTVNPYLGEDGLLPFFDEASRSEKGVFVLCRTSNPSASFVQDEGKGEKLFFKVANLVEELGKPLVGERGLSSAGIVVGATYPADLKDLRKRHPSLLFLVPGIGAQQGDLEALRFAFREDRQGVLVNVSRDILYAYRESGDRYGQDFGEKARIRAREYQDRLLALGRR, via the coding sequence ATGAATTTCGCCGACCGGGTATGCGCAGTCGTTGATACGCAAGGTCCTTTGGTGGTCGGATTGGATCCCCACCTCTCGTTGATGCCTCGGTTTCTAATGGAAAAAGACTCCGGAGAACGGGCGGACACCTTTGAAAAAATCTCCTCCGCGGTGCTCGACGGAAACCGTATTGTGCTGAGAGCCTTACGGGACATTGCCGGTATCGTAAAAATTCAAATGGCCCTTTATGAGATGCTCGGACTGCCGGGACTGTCCACCTTGGTCGAGACTTGCCGGGAAGCCCGGGAAATGGAATATCTGGTGATTCTCGATGGAAAACGAAACGACATCTCATCGACCGCCCGGGGATATGCTACCGGATATCTATCCTCGGTCAGTGTGTTTGATGATCTGAAGATTCCCTCTTTCTGGCAGGTGGATGCCATGACTGTCAATCCCTACCTCGGCGAGGACGGTCTGCTTCCCTTCTTTGACGAAGCGTCCCGTTCGGAGAAGGGCGTGTTTGTACTCTGCCGGACGTCAAACCCTTCCGCTTCCTTTGTCCAGGATGAGGGAAAAGGGGAAAAACTATTTTTCAAGGTGGCGAACCTGGTTGAAGAGCTAGGAAAACCCCTGGTGGGAGAACGGGGTTTGAGCTCGGCCGGTATCGTGGTAGGCGCGACCTATCCGGCCGACTTGAAAGATTTACGGAAACGACACCCCTCCCTGCTTTTTCTAGTGCCCGGTATCGGGGCTCAGCAAGGCGATCTGGAGGCCTTGCGCTTTGCTTTCCGGGAGGACAGACAGGGAGTACTGGTCAACGTATCCCGAGACATCCTCTATGCCTACCGGGAAAGCGGTGATCGGTATGGTCAGGATTTCGGTGAAAAAGCCCGCATCCGGGCCCGGGAATACCAGGACCGTCTTTTGGCTCTGGGGAGACGATGA
- the xylB gene encoding xylulokinase, producing the protein MKQYLGIDLGTQSVKVLALNEEGVLLSKASREYPILTPQTGFAEQEPETWWDKTREATREVMFSLKDKSIEAIGLSGQMHGTVMLDERNRPLRSSIIWCDQRSGTEVLEMRRRVGDRLAEIAGSDIFTGFMAVSLLWMKNHQPETFRLIHRVVLPKDYLKIKMGLAPSTDIADASDTLLFDINRQIWSERILEALELSPSLFPPLYKPTQVIGEVVSPIRKELGLEGPCRLVAGAGDQPCAALGNGIVRPGDLLITIGTGGQVFSPITSPLVDPHLRIHTFCHAVGGLWYLLGAHLSAGLSLSWIKRSVLDRSEHPFEIGDLDREASEAEAGCQGLLFLPYLIGERTPHNDPKARGAFLNLHLTHRRSDLIRAIMEGVGFALKDSVDIFAGLGVSLERVVFAGGGAHSPLWKRIMSSLLDRPLISSRAREETATGAAILAMLGTGLFPSAEVAAERLIRYDEPVEPVESWKTLYAENHRKFQKAYSLIKPLFPHNA; encoded by the coding sequence ATGAAACAATACTTGGGTATCGACCTTGGAACCCAAAGTGTCAAGGTGCTCGCCTTGAACGAGGAAGGCGTTCTGCTCTCCAAAGCCAGCCGTGAATACCCGATTCTCACTCCGCAAACCGGTTTTGCCGAACAGGAACCGGAAACCTGGTGGGATAAGACCCGTGAAGCCACCAGGGAAGTCATGTTTTCCCTGAAAGACAAGAGCATCGAAGCTATCGGTCTTTCCGGTCAAATGCACGGAACGGTCATGCTCGATGAGCGTAACCGGCCACTGCGCTCCTCCATTATTTGGTGTGATCAGCGCAGCGGGACTGAAGTTTTGGAAATGCGAAGAAGAGTCGGGGATCGTCTAGCCGAAATCGCGGGAAGCGACATTTTTACCGGCTTTATGGCTGTCTCGCTCCTCTGGATGAAAAACCACCAGCCAGAGACGTTTCGTCTGATCCATCGGGTGGTCCTTCCCAAAGATTACCTGAAGATCAAGATGGGCCTCGCTCCTTCGACCGATATCGCCGACGCCTCGGATACCCTACTGTTTGACATCAACCGACAGATCTGGTCAGAACGCATCCTGGAAGCACTCGAACTCTCTCCCTCACTATTCCCTCCCCTTTATAAGCCTACGCAAGTTATCGGAGAGGTGGTTTCCCCGATCCGGAAAGAACTGGGTTTGGAAGGACCCTGCCGACTCGTGGCCGGGGCCGGAGACCAGCCTTGTGCTGCCCTGGGAAACGGGATCGTTCGACCGGGCGATCTCCTGATCACCATCGGGACAGGAGGCCAGGTTTTTTCACCTATCACCTCACCCCTGGTCGATCCACACTTGCGTATCCACACTTTTTGCCATGCGGTAGGGGGGTTGTGGTACTTACTAGGAGCCCATCTTTCCGCCGGACTGTCCTTGAGCTGGATAAAAAGATCGGTTTTAGACCGCAGCGAACATCCCTTCGAGATCGGCGATTTGGACCGAGAAGCTTCGGAAGCCGAAGCCGGTTGTCAGGGATTGCTATTTCTTCCCTATTTAATCGGTGAGCGTACCCCGCATAACGACCCAAAGGCCCGAGGGGCTTTTTTGAATCTGCACTTGACTCACCGGCGTTCAGATTTGATCCGCGCGATTATGGAAGGCGTCGGGTTTGCTCTGAAAGACTCGGTAGACATTTTTGCCGGACTTGGAGTGTCCCTAGAACGAGTGGTGTTTGCCGGAGGCGGAGCCCATAGTCCTCTTTGGAAGCGGATTATGAGCTCTCTCCTCGACCGGCCGCTTATCTCTTCTCGAGCGCGGGAAGAAACCGCAACCGGTGCGGCAATTTTGGCCATGCTCGGAACCGGCCTTTTTCCCTCCGCAGAAGTTGCGGCGGAACGGCTCATTCGATATGACGAACCGGTTGAGCCGGTGGAATCGTGGAAAACCCTCTATGCAGAAAACCATCGGAAATTCCAGAAAGCGTATTCTCTGATAAAGCCGCTGTTTCCCCATAACGCCTGA